In Streptomyces sp. DG2A-72, one genomic interval encodes:
- a CDS encoding sugar ABC transporter substrate-binding protein: MRFRFRTAGALAGALALSLATGCAQDGGTGSSANTVTYWLWDANQLPAYEACAKDFEKQNPGLNVQITQMGWDDYWTKLTASFIAGTQPDVFTDHIQKFGQFADLQVLEPLDDLGIKDADYQPGLAANWLGKDGHRYGAPKDWDTVALFYNEKMAQDAGLTAEQINNLSWNPKDGGTFEKALAHLTVDRNGKRGDEPGFDKNNVKVYGLASKGGGSADGQTQWSNFAASAGWSYTDEKRWGTKYQYDDKTFQSVVKWYFGLAKKGYMAPLSDYNSQSNDGNVQVAAGKAAASLDGAWMISTYAGFKGMTIRSALTPEGPTGKRATMMNGLADSITKNARNKEGARKWVKYLASNECQTTVGRYGVVFPATPDGTKAAEAAYQKKGIDVSAFTEPVNDKKHFTTFSYPITDYAADVQALMDPAMEDIYGNGKPVSSLDQTNDQINLILSQ, encoded by the coding sequence ATGCGATTTCGATTCCGTACGGCCGGGGCGCTGGCCGGGGCCCTGGCGCTGTCCCTGGCGACCGGGTGCGCCCAGGACGGCGGCACCGGCTCGTCCGCGAACACGGTGACGTACTGGCTGTGGGACGCCAACCAGCTGCCCGCCTACGAGGCCTGCGCCAAGGACTTCGAGAAGCAGAACCCCGGCCTGAACGTGCAGATCACCCAGATGGGCTGGGACGACTACTGGACCAAACTCACCGCGAGCTTCATCGCGGGCACCCAGCCGGACGTGTTCACCGATCACATCCAGAAGTTCGGCCAGTTCGCCGATCTTCAGGTGCTGGAGCCGCTCGACGACCTCGGCATCAAGGACGCCGACTACCAGCCGGGCCTGGCCGCCAACTGGCTCGGCAAGGACGGCCACCGCTACGGCGCCCCGAAGGACTGGGACACCGTCGCCCTCTTCTACAACGAGAAGATGGCGCAGGACGCCGGGCTCACCGCCGAGCAGATCAACAACCTTTCCTGGAATCCGAAGGACGGCGGCACCTTCGAGAAGGCCCTCGCACACCTGACCGTCGACAGGAACGGCAAGCGGGGCGACGAGCCCGGCTTCGACAAGAACAACGTCAAGGTGTACGGCCTGGCGTCCAAGGGCGGCGGCTCCGCCGACGGCCAGACCCAGTGGAGCAACTTCGCCGCCTCCGCGGGCTGGAGCTACACCGACGAGAAGCGGTGGGGCACCAAGTACCAGTACGACGACAAGACCTTCCAGTCGGTCGTCAAGTGGTACTTCGGCCTGGCGAAGAAGGGCTACATGGCGCCCTTGTCCGACTACAACTCCCAGTCCAACGATGGCAACGTCCAGGTCGCCGCGGGCAAGGCGGCGGCCTCCCTGGACGGGGCGTGGATGATCTCGACGTACGCCGGTTTCAAGGGGATGACCATCCGCTCCGCCCTCACGCCCGAGGGGCCCACCGGCAAGCGCGCCACGATGATGAACGGACTCGCCGACTCCATCACCAAGAACGCCCGCAACAAGGAGGGCGCCAGGAAGTGGGTGAAGTACCTGGCGTCGAACGAGTGCCAGACGACGGTGGGCCGTTACGGCGTCGTCTTCCCGGCCACGCCCGACGGCACAAAGGCCGCGGAGGCGGCATACCAGAAGAAGGGCATCGACGTGTCGGCGTTCACCGAGCCGGTGAACGACAAGAAGCACTTCACCACCTTCTCCTACCCGATCACCGACTACGCCGCGGACGTGCAGGCGCTGATGGACCCCGCCATGGAGGACATCTACGGCAACGGCAAACCCGTGAGCAGCCTCGACCAGACCAACGACCAGATCAACCTGATCCTCTCCCAGTGA
- a CDS encoding carbohydrate ABC transporter permease: protein MAAVAETTTVRPERRRPSFGRIVAWTVMAAIVLITLVPFYWILRTALSSNPGLNAQPADPLPVDLTLGGFERALGLQSAEEAVAQGGAGGGLKFWRYLLNSVLVSTLITTCQIFFSAMAAYAFARLRWRGRDTVFALFLAGLMVPTIFTLLPNFVLIKELGLVDNLLGIALPTMFMTPFAVFFLRQFFMTIPKEVEEAALLDGAGKVRIFFRVLLPMASTPVMTLAVLTYITSWNDYFWPLMVSYSDSSRVLTVALAIFRAQTPQSGIDWSGLMAATLIAALPMLVLFGFFARRIVSSISFTGLK, encoded by the coding sequence ATGGCTGCCGTGGCAGAAACGACGACCGTACGGCCCGAACGGCGCAGGCCTTCCTTCGGGCGGATCGTGGCCTGGACGGTGATGGCCGCGATCGTGCTCATCACCCTGGTGCCGTTCTACTGGATCCTGCGCACCGCGCTCTCCTCCAACCCGGGGCTGAACGCCCAACCGGCCGATCCGCTGCCGGTCGACCTGACCCTCGGCGGTTTCGAGCGGGCGCTCGGCCTGCAGTCCGCCGAGGAGGCGGTCGCCCAGGGCGGCGCCGGCGGCGGGCTGAAGTTCTGGCGCTACCTGCTCAACTCGGTGCTCGTCTCGACGCTGATCACCACCTGCCAGATCTTCTTCTCCGCGATGGCGGCCTACGCCTTCGCCCGGCTGCGCTGGCGGGGCCGGGACACGGTCTTCGCCCTGTTCCTGGCCGGGCTGATGGTGCCGACCATCTTCACGCTGCTGCCGAACTTCGTGCTCATCAAGGAACTCGGCCTGGTGGACAACCTGCTGGGCATCGCGCTGCCGACGATGTTCATGACGCCGTTCGCGGTGTTCTTCCTGCGCCAGTTCTTCATGACCATCCCCAAGGAGGTCGAGGAGGCGGCACTCCTCGACGGTGCCGGCAAGGTGCGCATCTTCTTCCGGGTGCTGCTGCCGATGGCGTCCACGCCGGTCATGACGCTGGCCGTGCTGACGTACATCACCTCGTGGAACGACTACTTCTGGCCGCTGATGGTCTCCTACAGCGACAGTTCGCGCGTGCTGACGGTGGCCTTGGCCATCTTCCGGGCACAGACCCCGCAGTCCGGCATCGACTGGTCGGGGCTCATGGCGGCGACGCTCATCGCGGCCCTGCCGATGCTCGTGCTGTTCGGCTTCTTCGCGCGCCGCATCGTCAGCTCCATCAGCTTCACCGGGCTCAAGTGA
- a CDS encoding carbohydrate ABC transporter permease — protein sequence MTIASSSPPSRLPPGAAEGARTRPGKERAGAGEHRGDGRLAAVFIAPAMLGFLVFLLWPTLRGIYLSFTDFNLLTPEKWVGLDNYVRMVNDPIFWNSLWVTVEYVVLNIGVQTVAALAIAVLLQRLTQSSVLRGIVLAPYLMSNVVAGIVWLWILDTQLGIGNEIISGLGFDRIPFLADETWAIPTIALINVWRHVGYTALLLFAGLMAIPNDMYEAAKVDGASEWRMFWRITMPLLRPVLAVVLIMTVIGSFQVFDTVAVTTDGGPANATNVLQLYIYDSAFGRFQFGYASAMSVALLVVLSAITILQYRLTRAGQTDLG from the coding sequence ATGACCATCGCCTCCAGCAGCCCACCGTCGCGTCTGCCACCGGGCGCCGCGGAGGGGGCACGGACCAGGCCGGGGAAAGAGCGGGCGGGGGCCGGTGAGCACCGAGGTGACGGACGGCTCGCCGCGGTGTTCATCGCCCCGGCCATGCTGGGTTTCCTCGTCTTCCTGCTCTGGCCCACCTTGCGCGGTATCTACCTGAGCTTCACCGACTTCAACCTGCTGACGCCGGAGAAGTGGGTGGGCCTGGACAACTACGTCCGGATGGTCAACGACCCGATCTTCTGGAACTCGCTCTGGGTCACTGTCGAGTACGTGGTCCTCAACATCGGAGTGCAGACGGTGGCGGCGCTCGCCATCGCCGTGCTGCTCCAGCGGCTGACGCAGTCGTCGGTGCTGCGCGGGATCGTGCTCGCGCCGTATCTGATGTCGAACGTCGTCGCCGGCATCGTCTGGCTGTGGATCCTCGACACCCAGCTCGGCATCGGCAACGAGATCATCTCGGGACTCGGTTTCGACCGCATCCCGTTCCTGGCCGACGAGACGTGGGCGATCCCGACGATCGCCCTGATCAACGTCTGGCGGCACGTCGGCTACACGGCTCTGCTGCTGTTCGCCGGGCTCATGGCCATCCCGAACGACATGTACGAGGCCGCGAAGGTGGACGGCGCGAGCGAGTGGCGGATGTTCTGGCGGATCACGATGCCGCTGCTGCGGCCGGTGCTGGCGGTCGTGCTGATCATGACGGTGATCGGTTCCTTCCAGGTGTTCGACACGGTCGCGGTGACGACCGACGGCGGACCGGCCAACGCCACCAACGTGCTTCAGCTCTACATCTACGACTCCGCCTTCGGCCGCTTCCAGTTCGGCTACGCCTCCGCGATGTCGGTGGCCCTGCTCGTGGTGCTGAGCGCGATCACCATCCTCCAGTACCGGCTCACCCGGGCCGGCCAGACCGACCTCGGCTGA
- a CDS encoding ROK family transcriptional regulator, which produces MTAAAASWLPLSPGERSVAIEVLVHGPLSRTELARRLNLSAGSLTRLTKPLLESGLLIEAPETPALPEVRQGRPSQPLDVVAESRSFIGFKITEDMVYGVVTTLRSEIVARHDRPLTTHDPAEVADLLREMTGELARTHPRLAGIGIGVGGLVQDRTMVGESPFLHWRDVPLAELVEERTGLPVVVENDVAALVEAEAWFGAGRGLDRFVVLTIGAGIGYGLVLGGKRVPYAEEDRGFGRHWIINPNGPLTPDGARGSAVSLLTIPSIRYQVQAATGEDRTYEEILALAAAGEPMPARVIDEAARALGTIVAQISNFAMPQKIVLAGEGVGLMDVAGKTVDEAIRANRHPLAAPVDLETKVSDFHDWARGAAVLAIQVLVLGAVER; this is translated from the coding sequence ATGACCGCAGCAGCTGCCAGCTGGCTTCCGCTGAGTCCGGGTGAGCGCTCGGTGGCGATCGAGGTGCTCGTCCACGGCCCGCTGTCGCGCACCGAACTCGCCCGGCGGCTGAACCTGTCGGCGGGCAGCCTCACCCGGCTGACCAAACCGCTGCTGGAGTCCGGCCTGCTGATCGAAGCCCCCGAGACGCCCGCCCTGCCCGAGGTCCGCCAGGGGCGCCCCTCGCAGCCCCTCGACGTCGTCGCCGAGTCCCGCTCCTTCATCGGCTTCAAGATCACCGAAGACATGGTCTACGGCGTCGTCACCACCCTCAGAAGCGAGATCGTCGCTCGCCACGACCGCCCGCTCACCACGCACGACCCCGCCGAGGTCGCCGACCTGCTGCGGGAGATGACCGGGGAACTGGCCCGCACCCACCCCCGGCTCGCCGGGATCGGCATCGGCGTCGGCGGGCTGGTCCAGGACCGGACCATGGTGGGCGAGTCGCCGTTCCTGCACTGGCGGGACGTGCCCCTGGCCGAGCTCGTCGAGGAGCGCACCGGGCTGCCGGTCGTCGTCGAGAACGATGTCGCCGCCCTCGTCGAGGCCGAGGCCTGGTTCGGCGCCGGCCGCGGACTCGACCGGTTCGTCGTCCTCACCATCGGCGCCGGCATCGGCTACGGGCTCGTCCTGGGCGGCAAGCGGGTGCCCTACGCCGAGGAGGACCGCGGCTTCGGCCGCCACTGGATCATCAACCCCAATGGGCCGCTCACCCCCGACGGCGCACGCGGCAGCGCGGTCTCGCTGCTCACCATCCCCAGCATCCGCTACCAGGTGCAGGCCGCCACGGGGGAGGACCGGACGTACGAGGAGATCCTTGCCCTCGCCGCCGCGGGCGAACCCATGCCCGCCCGTGTCATCGACGAGGCCGCGCGCGCCCTCGGCACGATCGTCGCCCAGATCTCCAACTTCGCGATGCCGCAGAAGATCGTGCTCGCCGGAGAGGGCGTCGGCCTGATGGACGTCGCCGGAAAGACCGTCGACGAGGCGATCAGGGCCAACCGGCATCCGCTGGCCGCGCCCGTCGACCTGGAGACCAAGGTGTCCGACTTTCACGACTGGGCGCGCGGGGCCGCCGTACTGGCGATCCAGGTGCTGGTTCTGGGGGCGGTTGAAAGATGA
- a CDS encoding S1 family peptidase produces MRHARRRVVRRVARLAAVGGLLLGGTMVTRAVASEPSDGADLPRTLAQSAGDTGAGLMSRLGTSRTAGSWVDAEGRSVVAVTDEEAAAEVKRAGAEAKMVRYSMRDLKSATSTLGSTPKVAGTAWAVDYRSNEVVVRADSTVSTADWNELNEIADAIGGSVRMERTEGTFTTRINGAQPILSTAGRCSAGFNVTDGQRDFILTAGHCGPTGSVWFSDSRGNEQVGRTTTQSFPGDDYSLVQYANGRAGDGADVVSIGEGRGVRITGLGEASVGQRVFRSGSTTGLRDGEVTAVNATVNYPEGTVTGLIETNVCAEAGDSGGPMFSEGVALGVTSGGSGDCTSGGTTFFQPVTKALGELGLKLLVAAPAGGGQSASPSAEPSAGATQGAIAPGDASPGSSAPVTGIVDASTLLSRLANPRNIGPGLLVMGGSLIALVATRYIRAEQDRKAYQRYYSATWG; encoded by the coding sequence ATGAGGCACGCACGACGACGGGTCGTCCGGCGAGTGGCACGTCTGGCGGCGGTCGGCGGACTCCTCCTGGGAGGCACGATGGTGACGCGGGCGGTGGCGAGTGAGCCGTCCGACGGCGCCGACCTGCCACGTACGTTGGCGCAGTCCGCGGGGGACACGGGCGCTGGACTGATGTCCCGGCTCGGTACGTCCCGTACGGCGGGCAGCTGGGTCGACGCCGAGGGCCGGTCGGTCGTCGCGGTCACCGACGAGGAGGCCGCCGCCGAGGTGAAGCGGGCGGGGGCCGAGGCCAAGATGGTGCGCTACAGCATGCGCGACCTCAAGTCGGCCACGTCGACGCTGGGTTCGACGCCCAAGGTGGCCGGCACGGCGTGGGCCGTGGACTACCGGTCCAACGAGGTCGTGGTGCGCGCCGACAGCACCGTCTCCACCGCCGACTGGAACGAGCTGAACGAGATCGCCGACGCCATCGGCGGCTCGGTGCGCATGGAGCGCACCGAGGGCACCTTCACGACCCGCATCAACGGGGCGCAGCCGATCCTGTCCACCGCGGGCCGCTGCTCCGCGGGCTTCAATGTGACCGACGGACAGCGCGACTTCATCCTCACCGCCGGGCACTGCGGGCCCACCGGTTCCGTCTGGTTCTCCGACAGCCGGGGCAATGAGCAGGTGGGCAGGACGACCACGCAGAGCTTCCCCGGCGACGACTACTCGCTGGTGCAGTACGCGAACGGCCGCGCGGGCGACGGCGCCGACGTCGTCTCCATCGGCGAGGGGCGGGGCGTACGGATCACCGGCCTTGGCGAGGCGTCCGTCGGGCAGCGGGTGTTCCGCAGCGGCAGCACGACCGGGCTCCGCGACGGTGAGGTGACCGCGGTCAACGCGACGGTCAACTACCCGGAGGGAACGGTCACCGGTCTGATCGAGACGAATGTGTGCGCGGAAGCCGGTGACAGCGGCGGGCCGATGTTCTCCGAGGGGGTCGCCCTGGGCGTGACCTCGGGCGGCAGCGGCGACTGCACGTCGGGCGGTACGACGTTCTTCCAGCCGGTGACGAAGGCGCTGGGCGAGCTCGGCCTGAAGCTGCTGGTGGCCGCTCCGGCAGGCGGCGGGCAGAGCGCTTCGCCGTCGGCGGAGCCGTCCGCCGGTGCCACGCAGGGCGCGATCGCTCCCGGCGATGCGTCGCCGGGGTCGTCGGCTCCGGTGACGGGCATCGTGGACGCGTCGACGCTGCTGTCGCGGCTCGCGAATCCCCGGAACATCGGCCCGGGTCTGCTGGTCATGGGCGGCAGCCTGATCGCGCTGGTGGCCACGCGGTACATCCGCGCGGAACAGGACCGCAAGGCCTACCAGCGCTATTACTCGGCGACGTGGGGCTGA
- a CDS encoding MalY/PatB family protein, whose product MTRIPHGTSGEPNPLHALTLDRLRRRTSMKWRTYSDDVLPLWVAEMDVPLAEPVVRAITDALTLGDTGYPAGTAYAEALADFADKRWGWDGLAVERTAIVPDVMLGVVEMIKLVTGPGDPVVVNPPVYPPFFQFVEHMDRQVLQAPLGADLRIDLGTLEEVFRQAVTDGRRAAYLLCSPHNPTGTVHTADELVAIARLADRYGVRVVADEIHAPLVAGGVDFVPYLSVPGGEDGLSLMSASKAWNLAGLKAALAIAGPAAAADLARLPEEVSHGPSHLGVIAHTAALRDGTAWLDALLAGLDDNRRLLADLLTEHLPAIRYRPGEATYLAWLDCRPLGLGDDPAQVFLERGRVALNSGIPFGTGGAGHVRLNLATSPEVLEEAIRRMAAASG is encoded by the coding sequence ATGACCAGGATCCCGCACGGAACGTCCGGTGAACCGAATCCGCTGCATGCCCTCACTCTCGACCGTCTCCGACGCCGTACGAGCATGAAATGGCGTACCTACTCCGACGACGTGCTGCCGCTGTGGGTGGCCGAGATGGACGTGCCGCTCGCCGAACCCGTCGTCCGCGCGATCACCGACGCGCTCACGCTGGGAGACACCGGCTATCCCGCGGGCACCGCCTACGCCGAGGCGCTCGCCGACTTCGCCGACAAGCGGTGGGGCTGGGACGGGCTCGCCGTGGAGCGCACCGCGATCGTGCCCGATGTGATGCTGGGCGTCGTCGAGATGATCAAACTGGTCACCGGCCCCGGGGATCCGGTGGTGGTGAATCCACCCGTGTATCCGCCGTTCTTCCAGTTCGTGGAGCACATGGACCGGCAGGTGCTTCAGGCCCCGCTGGGTGCGGACCTGCGGATCGACCTCGGCACGCTGGAGGAGGTCTTCCGGCAGGCGGTCACGGACGGTCGACGCGCCGCCTACCTGCTGTGCAGCCCGCACAACCCGACGGGCACGGTGCACACCGCCGACGAGTTGGTCGCGATCGCCCGGCTGGCCGACCGGTACGGCGTGCGCGTCGTCGCCGACGAGATCCACGCGCCGCTCGTCGCCGGCGGCGTCGACTTCGTGCCGTATCTCAGCGTGCCGGGCGGCGAGGACGGCCTGTCGCTGATGTCGGCGTCGAAGGCGTGGAACCTGGCCGGGCTCAAGGCCGCGCTCGCGATCGCCGGCCCCGCTGCCGCCGCAGACCTCGCCCGGCTTCCCGAGGAGGTCAGTCACGGCCCGAGCCACCTCGGCGTCATCGCCCACACCGCGGCCCTGCGCGACGGCACCGCCTGGCTGGACGCGCTGCTCGCCGGCCTCGACGACAACCGGCGCCTGCTCGCCGACCTGCTGACCGAGCACCTCCCCGCGATCCGCTACCGCCCGGGCGAGGCCACCTACCTCGCCTGGCTCGACTGCCGCCCGCTCGGTCTCGGGGACGACCCGGCGCAGGTCTTCCTGGAGCGCGGGCGCGTGGCGCTGAACTCGGGCATCCCCTTCGGCACGGGCGGGGCGGGACACGTACGCCTGAATCTGGCGACGTCGCCGGAGGTGCTGGAGGAGGCGATACGACGGATGGCGGCGGCCTCGGGATGA
- a CDS encoding PPOX class F420-dependent oxidoreductase: MDDTALERLGAGKYLLITSYRRNGTPVATPVWVVRDGDTLGVWTVADSWKVKRIRARGDVLVGPCDLRGNPTGDQIPATAEICDEATTARYRALLARKYGIAGRLTLLGSRVRRGLKGTVGIRVTPTP; this comes from the coding sequence ATGGACGACACGGCGTTGGAGCGGCTCGGTGCGGGCAAGTACCTGCTGATCACCAGCTATCGCAGGAACGGCACCCCGGTCGCCACCCCGGTGTGGGTGGTGCGCGACGGGGACACGCTCGGCGTCTGGACCGTCGCCGACTCCTGGAAGGTCAAGCGGATCCGGGCGCGCGGCGATGTCCTCGTCGGCCCCTGCGATCTGCGCGGGAACCCGACCGGCGACCAGATTCCGGCCACCGCCGAGATCTGCGACGAGGCCACCACCGCCCGATACCGCGCGCTCCTCGCCCGCAAGTACGGCATCGCCGGGCGCCTCACCCTGCTCGGCAGCAGGGTGAGGCGCGGCCTGAAGGGGACCGTCGGCATCCGGGTGACGCCGACGCCTTGA